The genomic segment CATATCATAGCTTACACCTCTAAAGTTAActtcaaaacatcaaaagaatCTTTGAGGCAGAAGATCCAAATAATGCAGTTTGGGAACAACTTAATGAGGAATTTGGGGTTTTCACAAGATTTGTGTTTATTGGATTTGTCACATCATAGATGTTGAAAGCCACAATAAGAAACCAAAAGCCAGGCTACCCCACTGAATTTAAAAGGCTGGGAGAGACTTTGCACACTAATGATGGTTCAGATAAATACATAGATTTAGTTCAGTAGTTTCCAGCATGTCGTCCCTAAATATCTTTCCTCCAGCTAGCATCCAAACTGGCATTCTTACTTATTAGTTAGTCTGAACTTTGAACATGGTGGGCAGAGAGCGAGGAGACACAAAGCCTGCCATAGTTCTTGGGGCAATGTCATGCTGTTCCTTTCTGAAATCCCTTCATCAAGGGGACAGTTAGAACTTATTTTACAAAAGTCAAATAACAGAAGTCACAATTGTTCTGAGTTAACGACGCCTTACCGAGCAGATGTTCCAGATCCCGCTTTTGGTGTCGGTTTGGACTGTAGAAAAAGCCCCGTTCTCCACATACGAAGTAGAGGGCGTCCACCAGGTGGGAGCCACACAGGTGCTGGATGGGGGCCGAGGACACCCCATGGGAGTAGAGCACCAGCAGTAGCATTACGGACACTGCCCAAGGTACCCTGGCCATAGGAGGAAGACCTCTTGTCCagagcacaaaaagaaaagttcacacataaaatttttattatgttatgtttCAAAGACAAAGAGTTAGACTAAATCCATCTATCAATACTTAACACCTTCAGGGCCCAATGGTTGAAAGCTAAGGGATGATTTGGTGTTCAAATCTGATCTTTCTCGATGACACTCAAGTATTACAAGACcaatgtgttttaatatttctaGATACAGATGTTTTGCGGTGTTCCTGTGAAATTCTACCAGTTGGCTTCAGGCCTTGAGAGCAAATAGCACA from the Xiphias gladius isolate SHS-SW01 ecotype Sanya breed wild chromosome 23, ASM1685928v1, whole genome shotgun sequence genome contains:
- the insb gene encoding preproinsulin b; amino-acid sequence: MARVPWAVSVMLLLVLYSHGVSSAPIQHLCGSHLVDALYFVCGERGFFYSPNRHQKRDLEHLLGFLSKRARREQRLWRALSDRDEPKVKRGIVEQCCHTPCSIYHLEGYCD